Below is a window of Streptomyces sp. ITFR-16 DNA.
CGACCGGTTAAACCTCCACGCAGTCGTCGAACGCCGCTGGGTCATGGGGTGGTGTGCCGCACCGGCGCGCCACCACTGACAGCCAGGTTCAGCGCCCGCGCCTCGGGGGCGAGGGAAGGTTTCAGCCGGACGGAGGGTGCGACCCGGGTGGGGCCCGGACGTTCAGTAGACAACGGCTCTAGGTCGACCCGCAGCCGGCGGGTCCCAGGTCGGCCCGAAGGACGCCGGGCCCCCATCCGTAGTTCTGTCCGCACTTCCGCGCTTCTGTCCGCCGCCGCTTTCCCCGCCACCCGACCGGGTCGGTCTGCGGCCCCGCCGCGCTCGATATGGTGTGCATCTGCGTACGGACGTAAGGGGCAGTAAGTGAACGACGGCGGTCAGAGGCAGTACGGCCCGCTCGGCAGAGCCTTGGTGATCATTCCGACCTACAACGAGGCCGAGAACATCAAGCCGATCGTCAGCCGGGTGCGCGCCGCCGTGCCGGAGGCCGACATCCTCGTCGCCGACGACAACAGCCCCGACGGCACGGGCAAGCTCGCCGACGAACTGGCCGCGGTCGACGACCAGGTCCACGTCCTGCACCGCAAGGGCAAGGAGGGCCTCGGCGCGGCCTATCTCGCCGGCTTCCGCTGGGGCATGGACCACGACTACGGCGTCCTCGTCGAGATGGACGCGGACGGCTCCCACCAGCCCGAGGAACTGCCCCGGCTGCTCACCGCGCTCAAGGGTGCCGACCTGGTGCTCGGCTCCCGCTGGGTCCCGGGCGGCCGGGTGGTCAACTGGCCCAAGTCCCGCGAGATCATCTCCCGCGGCGGCAGCACCTACTCCCGGCTGATGCTCGGTCTGCGGACGCGGGACGTCACCGGTGGCTACCGGGCCTTCCGCACCGAGACCCTGCAGGGCATCGGCCTCGACGAGGTCGCCTCGCAGGGCTACTGCTTCCAGGTCGACCTGGCCCGCCGGGCGGTCGAGGCCGGCTACCACGTGGTGGAGGTCCCGATCACCTTCGTGGACCGGGAGGCCGGCGACTCCAAGATGAGCCGGGACATCCTCGTCGAGGCGCTGTGGCGCGTGACGGCCTGGGGTGTCACCACGCGGACGAACCGGGTGCTCGGCCGCCGTACGCCCTGACGCGGGCGGGTCACCCCCTTACCGCGTACGGACGCCGGTCCAGGCACACTGGGGGCATGACGACCGGCACACCGCCCCCGACCGCCCGCAAGCGCTCCCGCGCCCGGACCTTCGTACCTCTGGCCATCGCCGCCTGGGCGGTGCTGGAGATCTGGCTGCTCACCGTGGTGGCGGACGTCGCGGGCGGGTTCACCGTCCTGCTGCTCCTGGCTGCCGGGGTGGTCCTCGGTGCCGTGGTGATGAAGCGGGCGGGCCGCCGGGCCTTCCGCAATCTCACCGAGACGCTCCAGCGGATGCCCGGACAGCCGGGTGCGAGCGGTGCCGCACCCGTCCCGTCCAGCAGGGGCAACGGCTTCCTGATGCTCGGCGGGCTGCTGATCATGATTCCGGGGATGATCTCGGACGTGGCCGGGCTGGTGCTCCTGGTCCCGCCGGTCCGCTCGGCGCT
It encodes the following:
- the fxsA gene encoding FxsA family membrane protein, which produces MTTGTPPPTARKRSRARTFVPLAIAAWAVLEIWLLTVVADVAGGFTVLLLLAAGVVLGAVVMKRAGRRAFRNLTETLQRMPGQPGASGAAPVPSSRGNGFLMLGGLLIMIPGMISDVAGLVLLVPPVRSALSRYAERSLERRMSAAAPGGFSDAFQQSRIHRPDGKVVQGEVIRDEPTRPDDEPRPPLTP
- a CDS encoding polyprenol monophosphomannose synthase — translated: MNDGGQRQYGPLGRALVIIPTYNEAENIKPIVSRVRAAVPEADILVADDNSPDGTGKLADELAAVDDQVHVLHRKGKEGLGAAYLAGFRWGMDHDYGVLVEMDADGSHQPEELPRLLTALKGADLVLGSRWVPGGRVVNWPKSREIISRGGSTYSRLMLGLRTRDVTGGYRAFRTETLQGIGLDEVASQGYCFQVDLARRAVEAGYHVVEVPITFVDREAGDSKMSRDILVEALWRVTAWGVTTRTNRVLGRRTP